GTGGAACTTTAAGGAGCTGGCCTCGTTCATCGAATACAAGGCAGCCCTTGCCGGAGTGCCTGTAATCTACGTCGATCCCAAGGAGACCTCCAAGACTTGTCCGAAGTGCGGGAATGTTTCCCGGTATAACCGGAAGATCCAAGGCTGGTTTAAATGCGTAAAGTGTGGATACCAGTCTGATGCGGACAGGGTGGGGGCAATAAACATAGCCGCGAAAGCGCTCGATGCTCTCGGGGCATGACCCCGGGAGAAAGGGGAGCGTGA
This region of Caldanaerovirga acetigignens genomic DNA includes:
- a CDS encoding zinc ribbon domain-containing protein, which translates into the protein MPVIYVDPKETSKTCPKCGNVSRYNRKIQGWFKCVKCGYQSDADRVGAINIAAKALDALGA